One region of Quercus lobata isolate SW786 chromosome 2, ValleyOak3.0 Primary Assembly, whole genome shotgun sequence genomic DNA includes:
- the LOC115974708 gene encoding AT-hook motif nuclear-localized protein 10: MSGSETGVMTSREPFNVGALQQHQQQQQSSSSPPPAQPLVQNMRLGFSSDGNAVYKPISAATNATAATTTATAAAATSPTYQLDGGSGGGGAVNVNVNMGSMSGGEQAKRKRGRPRKYGPDGSMALGLTPTAQPVPVAQTQSSGGGGFSSPHPAPTPPPSAPTSLPSGGSAPPTSFKKARGRPPGSSSKKHQLEALGSAGVGFTPHVITVKAGEDVSSKIMAFSQNGPRAVCIMSANGAISNVTLRQPATSGGTVTYEGRFEILSLSGSFLLTENGGQRSRTGGLSVSLSGPDGRVLGGGVAGLLTAATPIQVVVGSFITDGRKESKSANHMEPLNAPSKLGPGGGHTGASSPPSRGTLSESSGGPGSPLNHSTGACNNSNPQGMSSMAWK; encoded by the exons atgtcaggaTCAGAGACAGGAGTGATGACAAGTAGAGAGCCATTTAACGTCGGTGCACttcaacaacatcaacaacagcaacagTCGTCGTCGTCGCCGCCGCCGGCACAGCCACTGGTTCAGAACATGCGCTTGGGTTTTAGTTCCGACGGCAACGCCGTTTACAAGCCCATCTCCGCCGCAACAAACGCCACAGCTGCTACGACGacagcaacagcagcagcagcaacatcACCGACTTACCAGCTTGATGGTggaagtggtggtggtggggctGTGAATGTGAATGTGAATATGGGGAGTATGAGTGGCGGCGAGCAAGCTAAGAGGAAAAGAGGGAGACCCAGAAAGTATGGCCCAGATGGCTCTATGGCTTTGGGTCTCACTCCTACGGCTCAGCCCGTACCTGTAGCTCAGACTCAGTCAAGTGGTGGAGGTGGGTTTTCATCTCCTCATCCAGCTCCAACTCCTCCTCCTTCGGCTCCCACATCGCTTCCTTCTGGAGGATCAGCGCCACCCACTTCGTTCAAGAAAGCTAGGGGCAGACCGCCTGGTTCTAGTAGCAAGAAGCACCAATTGGAAGCTTTGg GATCAGCAGGTGTTGGGTTTACACCTCATGTTATCACCGTGAAGGCTGGAGAG GATGTATCCTCAAAAATTATGGCATTTTCTCAGAATGGTCCAAGGGCTGTCTGCATTATGTCAGCTAATGGAGCCATATCTAATGTGACTCTCCGCCAACCAGCCACATCTGGTGGAACTGTAACTTATGAG GGGCGATTCGAAATTCTGTCCCTTTCTGGTTCATTCCTGCTAACTGAAAATGGTGGTCAGCGGAGCAGAACTGGGGGTTTAAGTGTGTCTTTATCTGGTCCAGATGGACGTGTATTAGGTGGTGGCGTGGCTGGCCTTCTTACAGCTGCAACCCCTATTCAG GTGGTTGTGGGGAGTTTCATCACAGATGGTCGGAAGGAATCAAAGTCAGCAAACCATATGGAGCCTTTGAATGCCCCATCAAAGCTTGGCCCTGGAGGTGGGCATACAGGGGCCAGCAGCCCACCATCACGTGGAACTCTTAGCGAATCCTCGGGCGGACCTGGTAGCCCACTTAACCATAGCACTGGAGCTTGCAATAACAGTAACCCGCAGGGCATGTCTAGCATGGCATGGAAGTAA
- the LOC115956780 gene encoding heavy metal-associated isoprenylated plant protein 28-like: METVELKVEMVGIHEKRLRKCLSKLKGIEKVEVDANSQKVVVTGYAHRNKILKAVRRGGLKADFWSAQNELLSTYASASYGSLRFNNFNLF, translated from the exons ATGGAG acTGTTGAATTGAAGGTGGAGATGGTTGGCATACATGAGAAAAGACTCAGGAAATGCTTGTCAAAATTGAAAG GGATAGAGAAAGTGGAAGTTGATGCAAATAGTCAGAAGGTGGTGGTCACCGGATATGCACACCGGAACAAAATTCTTAAAGCAGTAAGGAGAGGTGGCTTGAAAGCTGACTTCTGGTCTGCACAAAACGAGCTTCTTAGTACTTATGCCAGTGCCAGTTACGGAAGCTTGAGATTCAACAATTTCAACTTGttttag
- the LOC115974707 gene encoding short-chain dehydrogenase/reductase family 42E member 1: MHLSENEGIEGNTFVVTGGLGFVGSALCLELVRRGASQVRAFDLRTTSPWSQHLKNNGVRCVQGDIARKKDVEKVVRGSDCVFHLASYGMSGKEMLQFGRVDEVNINGTCHVLDACLDYGIKRLVYVSTHNVVFGGNEIVNGNEALPYFPIDQHVDSYGRSKSIAEQLVLKSNGRPFKNKDGNCLYTCAVRPAAIYGPGEERHLPRIVSLAKLGLVPFKIGKASVRTDWIYVDNLVLALILASMGLLDDIPGKEKRPVAAGQPYFVSDGSPVNTFEFIRPLLRSLDYDLPKASLAVPHALLLGKFFSVIFTILYPWLNQWWLPQPPLLPAEVYKVGVTHYFSFLKAKEELGYVPMVTPREGMAETISYWQEKKRKSLDGPTIYAWLFCVIGMSMVFCAAYVPVPLFTATGLFFFRSMRVVRMVFLVSTALHIGEAIFAWHLAKRVDPANRRGWFWQTLALGIFSLRFLLKRARK; encoded by the exons atgcacttaAGCGAGAACGAAGGAATAGAGGGAAACACCTTCGTGGTGACCGGTGGGCTTGGATTCGTAGGCTCCGCTCTCTGCTTGGAGCTCGTCAGAAGAGGGGCTAGCCAGGTCCGAGCCTTTGATCTCCGAACCACCTCCCCTTGGTCCCAACACCTCAAAAACAACGGCGTCCGCTGCGTCCAAG GTGATATTGCACGGAAGAAAGATGTTGAGAAAGTGGTACGAGGTTCGGATTGTGTGTTCCACTTGGCCTCGTACGGAATGTCGGGGAAAGAAATGCTCCAGTTCGGTCGTGTCGACGAGGTTAACATAAATGGGACTTGTCATGTGTTGGATGCTTGTCTTGACTATGGGATCAAAAGGCTTGTTTATGTCAGTACCCACAATGTTGTTTTCGGAGGAAACGAGATTGTCAATGGGAATGAGGCCTTGCCTTATTTCCCAATTGATCAACATGTTGATTCCTATGGACGCAGTAAATCTATTGCTGAACAGTTGGTTCTAAAGAGCAATGGTCGTCCTTTTAA GAATAAGGATGGCAATTGTCTTTATACCTGTGCAGTTCGTCCAGCTGCTATCTATGGACCAGGTGAAGAAAGACACCTGCCAAGGATAGTATCATTAGCAAAGTTAGGTCTGGTGCCATTTAAAATTGGTAAAGCAAGTGTAAGAACGGACTGGATTTATGTCGATAACCTGGTTCTTGCACTAATATTGGCAAGCATGGGACTGTTGGATGACATTCCTGGAAAAGAAAAACGTCCAGTAGCTGCTGGCCAGCCATACTTTGTATCTGACG GGTCTCCAGTCAACACTTTTGAATTCATCCGGCCTCTGCTTAGAAGCTTGGATTATGACCTGCCAAAAGCTTCCTTAGCTGTTCCCCATGCACTTCTTTTGGGAAAGTTTTTTTCGGTGATCTTTACAATCTTGTATCCATGGTTGAATCAGTGGTGGCTTCCTCAACCACCCCTCCTTCCTGCTGAAGTATACAAG GTTGGTGTGACCCATTACTTCTCTTTCCTTAAAGCAAAGGAGGAGCTGGGCTATGTTCCAATGGTAACCCCTCGAGAGGGCATGGCTGAAACCATCTCTTACTGGCaggagaagaaaaggaaatcTCTGGATGGGCCAACGATATATGCATGGCTATTCTGCGTCATTGGAATGAGCATGGTATTCTGTGCTGCTTATGTACCTGTGCCACTCTTCACAGCTACTGGTCTTTTCTTCTTCCGGTCCATGAGGGTAGTAAGGATGGTATTTCTTGTATCTACTGCATTACATATTGGTGAGGCTATATTTGCATGGCACCTGGCAAAAAGGGTGGATCCTGCTAATAGAAGAGGATGGTTTTGGCAGACTCTTGCTCTCGGGATCTTTTCATTGCGTTTTCTGTTGAAGAGAGCTAGGAAATAA
- the LOC115974710 gene encoding psbP domain-containing protein 3, chloroplastic, producing the protein MASVSSLHRLLLRPSNFICHYTALSNNKAPPTTNSNSTFYVLGSVSPATKHNVLCCKNSEQHQEQSFEVEELCGAKRREVVLQLTIAAFSFPAIISSAKAFAENDVPENFRVYTDDVNKFKILIPQDWQVGAGEPNGFKSITAFYPEDSSNSNVSVVITGVGPDFTRMESLGKVDAFAETLVNGLDRSWQRPPGVAAKLIDCRSSKGIYYIEYSLQNPGESRRHLFTAIGMASNGWYNRLYTVTGQFIDEESDKYSSKIEKAIASFGFI; encoded by the exons ATGGCGTCTGTTTCTTCACTACATCGTTTGCTCCTGCGACCTTCCAATTTCATCTGCCACTACACAGCTTTATCCAATAACAAAGCTCCACCAACTACAAATTCAAACTCTACTTTCTATGTTCTTGGTTCAGTTTCTCCAGCCACCAAACATAATGTATTATGTTGCAAGAACAGTGAGCAGCATCAAGAACAAAG TTTTGAGGTTGAAGAACTATGTGGAGCTAAAAGAAGAGAAGTTGTACTTCAGTTGACAATTGCTGCATTTTCTTTTCCAGCAATCATTTCAAGTGCAAAAGCATTTGCTGAGAACG aTGTACCTGAGAATTTTCGTGTTTATACCGACGATGTGAACAAATTCAAGATTCTGATTCCACAAG ATTGGCAAGTAGGTGCTGGGGAACCTAATGGATTTAAATCGATAACGGCTTTCTACCCAGAAGATTCTTCTAATTCAAATG TCAGCGTTGTAATAACGGGGGTTGGACCTGATTTTACAAGGATGGAATCGTTAGGCAAAGTCGATGCTTTTGCTGAGACACTG GTTAATGGATTGGATAGAAGCTGGCAAAGGCCCCCAGGTGTGGCTGCGAAGCTCATAGACTGTAGATCCAGTAAAG GAATCTATTACATTGAGTATTCACTACAAAATCCTGGTGAAAGTCGCAGACATTTGTTTACAGCAATTGGGATGGCATCCAACGGCTGGTATAACAGACTATACACCGTGACAGGCCAG TTCATTGATGAAGAATCAGATAAATACAGTTCCAAAATTGAGAAG GCGATAGCATCCTTCGGGTTCATTTGA